The Fusobacterium necrophorum subsp. necrophorum genome has a window encoding:
- a CDS encoding PD-(D/E)XK nuclease domain-containing protein — translation MECKVAKSEEELERKAEEDLQQIEEKQYEVALKERGISNLIKVRTCFLWKESKSGLKPLKKISAQKGFD, via the coding sequence TTGGAATGTAAGGTGGCAAAATCAGAAGAAGAATTGGAACGAAAGGCCGAGGAAGATTTACAACAGATAGAAGAGAAGCAATATGAGGTTGCATTGAAAGAAAGAGGAATCTCCAACCTTATCAAAGTTAGAACTTGCTTTTTGTGGAAAGAGAGTAAAAGTGGGCTCAAACCTTTGAAAAAGATTTCTGCTCAAAAAGGTTTTGATTAA
- a CDS encoding IS91 family transposase, with product MLKDLFLTSNLPHILQNIQPFFSPAHFLHLIKSFNAFLLCADYQKAFVSFACPQCGLTHKFPITCKTRLCPTCGYKYSKVWAQKITNELLNVPHRHLLFTIPKECRPFFCLDRSLLHKLTLGIKQIFDYQFQNTHKKRKRKKKIGKYSKNYFTESDIVHYGLITVIHTFGRDLKWNPHVHALISLGGFNKRFVWKKLDYFHVDVIANQWKFIVLQLIQSGNYQDPIWKEKAKQVANKLYKENARLFFSVGRQEVNSAEGLLKYLGRYLARAPIADYKIVNVTEKEVTFFFHDLANHKKKTYITMSREKFIQQVLIHLPPKHFKMISRFGFYARRKSDTLKIHMAFLQKKKKKNPFSFYVNSMLENFQIHPFLCPNCHIPMRKKELYITVRWYGRKIHISYLSKT from the coding sequence ATGTTAAAAGACCTATTCCTTACCTCTAATTTACCACATATTTTACAAAATATCCAACCTTTTTTTTCTCCTGCGCATTTTCTCCACCTCATAAAATCTTTCAATGCTTTTTTACTTTGTGCTGATTATCAAAAAGCTTTCGTCTCTTTTGCTTGTCCTCAATGTGGGCTTACTCATAAATTCCCAATTACTTGTAAAACTAGACTTTGTCCTACCTGTGGATATAAATATTCTAAAGTCTGGGCACAAAAAATAACAAATGAACTTCTAAATGTTCCTCATAGACATCTACTCTTCACAATTCCTAAGGAATGTAGACCTTTTTTTTGCTTAGATCGTTCTTTACTACACAAACTTACTTTAGGAATCAAACAAATCTTTGATTATCAGTTTCAGAATACTCATAAAAAACGAAAAAGAAAAAAGAAAATTGGGAAATATTCCAAAAACTATTTTACAGAATCTGATATTGTACACTATGGACTCATAACTGTAATTCATACCTTTGGCAGAGACTTAAAATGGAATCCTCATGTGCATGCACTCATTTCTTTGGGAGGATTTAATAAACGTTTTGTATGGAAAAAATTAGACTATTTTCATGTAGATGTCATTGCGAATCAATGGAAATTTATCGTCTTACAACTCATTCAATCCGGAAATTATCAAGATCCCATCTGGAAAGAAAAAGCAAAACAAGTAGCCAATAAACTCTACAAAGAAAATGCACGACTTTTTTTCTCGGTGGGAAGACAAGAAGTCAATTCTGCGGAAGGACTCTTGAAATATCTAGGTAGATATCTTGCGCGTGCTCCGATCGCTGATTACAAAATCGTGAATGTTACAGAAAAAGAAGTAACTTTCTTTTTTCATGATTTGGCAAATCACAAAAAAAAAACATATATCACCATGTCTCGAGAAAAATTTATTCAACAAGTATTGATTCATCTTCCCCCAAAACATTTTAAAATGATTTCTCGTTTTGGTTTTTATGCGCGTAGAAAATCAGATACTTTAAAAATACATATGGCATTCTTACAAAAAAAGAAAAAGAAGAATCCTTTTTCCTTTTATGTCAACTCCATGCTAGAAAATTTTCAAATACATCCTTTCCTATGCCCAAATTGCCATATCCCCATGAGGAAAAAAGAACTTTACATCACGGTACGCTGGTATGGAAGAAAAATTCACATCTCATATCTTTCCAAAACCTAA